One window of the Asticcacaulis sp. SL142 genome contains the following:
- a CDS encoding fumarylacetoacetate hydrolase family protein, producing MPNADHSLISALPQDWRDATLIGRILLPEGPTPVMVRGGKVYDMTPVAPTVAQLMAVWPEKGAPSGGKLLGDLEGFNFTTTWSGEASKDKLLSPIDLQCVKAAGVTFAVSAVERVIEERARGDADKAQGIRDALKERIGADIRSVVPGSQDAAKLKDALIADGMWSQYLEVAIGPDAEVFTKGPVLSSIGWGDEVGIRSDSTWNNPEPEVVLVVDPKGRPVGAMLGNDVNLRCFEGRSALLLGKAKDNNASTGLGPFIRMFDDTFGIDDVRQAKLDLDITGPEGYVLKGKSSMTEISRDPLELVRQTLSEHQYPDGFILMMGTLFAPTQDRDVPGRGFTHKVGDIVSVSSPKLGTLTNRVVTSKDAAPWAYGIVDLMQNLAGRGLLNTKKVQPHDAVA from the coding sequence ATGCCAAATGCCGACCACAGCCTGATCAGCGCCCTTCCGCAGGACTGGCGCGACGCAACCCTGATCGGACGCATCCTTCTGCCGGAAGGCCCGACGCCGGTTATGGTGCGCGGTGGTAAGGTTTATGACATGACGCCGGTGGCGCCGACCGTGGCGCAACTGATGGCGGTGTGGCCTGAAAAGGGTGCGCCCAGCGGCGGGAAACTGCTCGGTGACCTCGAAGGCTTTAACTTCACGACCACATGGTCGGGTGAGGCATCTAAAGACAAACTGCTGTCACCGATTGATCTGCAATGCGTCAAGGCAGCCGGGGTCACCTTCGCTGTGTCGGCGGTTGAGCGCGTCATCGAAGAGCGCGCCCGCGGCGATGCCGATAAGGCGCAAGGCATCCGTGATGCCCTGAAAGAGCGTATCGGGGCCGATATCCGCTCGGTCGTGCCGGGGTCCCAAGATGCCGCCAAGCTGAAAGATGCCCTGATTGCCGATGGCATGTGGTCGCAATATCTCGAAGTGGCGATTGGCCCGGACGCCGAAGTGTTCACCAAGGGGCCGGTGTTGTCATCGATCGGTTGGGGCGACGAAGTCGGTATTCGATCGGATTCGACCTGGAACAACCCCGAACCCGAAGTGGTTCTGGTGGTCGATCCCAAGGGCCGTCCGGTTGGGGCCATGCTCGGCAACGATGTCAATCTGCGCTGCTTTGAAGGTCGTTCGGCGCTGCTGCTGGGTAAGGCCAAGGACAATAACGCTTCGACCGGCCTTGGGCCGTTCATCCGCATGTTTGACGACACGTTTGGCATTGACGATGTCCGTCAGGCCAAGCTTGATCTCGATATCACCGGCCCTGAAGGCTATGTGCTTAAGGGCAAGTCGAGCATGACTGAGATCAGCCGCGATCCGTTGGAACTGGTGCGCCAGACCCTGAGTGAGCATCAATATCCCGATGGCTTTATCCTGATGATGGGCACGCTATTTGCCCCAACCCAGGACCGTGACGTTCCGGGCCGTGGTTTCACCCATAAGGTCGGCGATATCGTCAGCGTATCGTCGCCAAAGCTTGGCACCCTTACCAACCGCGTGGTGACCTCGAAAGACGCGGCACCGTGGGCCTACGGCATTGTTGACCTGATGCAAAATCTGGCCGGTCGCGGCCTGCTGAATACCAAAAAAGTACAGCCGCACGACGCGGTCGCGTAA
- a CDS encoding LacI family DNA-binding transcriptional regulator, with protein MARKVGRRGGNIVTIHDVARHVGVSPMTVSRVINGEKNVREETRQKVLASVEALNYSPNMAARSLATQDVARVALLYSNPSSAYLSEFLLGILEQSAQSGCQLTIESCDGPEGAASAIEKLKSTGTDGVVLPAPLSDSTRVAKALKDLNIPFVGVATARPSPDITSVSIDDYKAAYSMTKRLIALGHRRIGFIKGHPNNYGSQLRYDGFVAAMAKAGLEVDDSDVVQGYFTYRSGFDAAETLLGREERPTAIFASNDDMAAGAVATAHRLGLDVPSQVSIVGFDDTAMATMVWPELTTVRQPISDMSALALKLLLDQIRAKRTGVSYTPIREIRDFSLIERQSSAAVSDT; from the coding sequence TTGGCGAGAAAAGTCGGGCGTCGCGGCGGCAATATAGTGACTATTCATGATGTGGCGCGTCATGTGGGCGTATCGCCCATGACCGTGTCGCGGGTCATCAATGGCGAAAAAAATGTGCGTGAGGAAACCCGTCAAAAGGTACTGGCCTCGGTTGAGGCGCTCAACTATTCGCCGAATATGGCGGCGCGCAGTCTGGCGACGCAGGATGTGGCGCGGGTGGCGCTTTTGTATTCCAACCCGTCCTCAGCCTATCTCAGCGAGTTTTTGTTAGGCATCCTTGAGCAAAGCGCCCAGAGCGGTTGCCAGTTGACTATTGAAAGCTGTGACGGCCCCGAAGGGGCGGCGTCGGCGATTGAGAAGTTGAAATCCACCGGCACAGACGGAGTTGTCTTGCCCGCACCCCTGTCGGATTCAACGCGCGTGGCCAAGGCGCTTAAGGATCTCAATATCCCGTTTGTGGGCGTGGCGACGGCGCGGCCCTCACCGGATATAACCTCGGTCAGTATTGACGACTATAAGGCCGCCTATTCGATGACTAAGCGCCTGATCGCGCTGGGGCACCGCCGGATCGGCTTCATCAAGGGGCACCCGAATAACTACGGCAGCCAGCTTCGCTATGACGGCTTTGTGGCGGCCATGGCCAAGGCCGGGCTTGAGGTTGACGATTCGGATGTGGTGCAGGGTTATTTCACCTATCGCTCCGGCTTTGATGCCGCCGAAACCCTGCTGGGGCGTGAGGAACGGCCAACGGCGATTTTCGCCTCCAACGATGATATGGCCGCAGGGGCCGTGGCGACCGCCCATCGGCTGGGTCTGGACGTTCCGTCGCAGGTCTCGATCGTGGGATTCGATGACACGGCCATGGCGACCATGGTCTGGCCGGAACTGACGACGGTGCGTCAGCCGATCTCGGACATGTCGGCTTTGGCGCTTAAACTGTTGCTGGATCAGATCCGGGCCAAGCGTACCGGCGTGTCCTATACGCCGATCCGTGAAATCCGGGATTTCTCCCTGATTGAGCGCCAATCGTCGGCTGCGGTAAGTGATACCTGA
- a CDS encoding sialidase family protein: protein MLALTSISLAQTPAPAPKPATAPVYAWQNVEILGGGFVPGVVFHPTEKGLVYARTDIGGAYRFDPVAGRWVQMLDFLGKADSQLYGVLSIGLDPQKPDRVYLAAGEYLGGNARKGAILISKDRGKTFTKTELPFWLGGNADGRSTGERLVVDPKNPQTLWLGTSRDGLWRSEDAGLTWTKTALPADHILWALPDGKGSLYAGAEARDGKSLYVSKDGGTSWAAVSGTPKGLMPHHAEFDAGGKLFLTFSDSVGPNGVKDGAVKTYDPTTGKWDDITPLKPTAETFGYAGLSLDRQKPGTLVVSTLNRWGSGDEIFRSTNGGKSWTPLSKKSTFDTSQAPWLLPYAGGSHDHLGHWIGDIDIDPFDSSRVFYVTGYGLWENRELASFDTGSKLNWRFTNQGLEETAVLELVSPPVGAPVFSALGDIGGFRHDDLTSAQNSTYFHPNGVHTRGMDFAEAKPSLIVRTSDRPPFGYYSEDGGKTWTGFASRPPTVTGTDYQTMGIGVSADGASWVWMPAKSEPYVSTDKGQTWVKSTGAPVNSESHIFPIADRVNPKKFYLYDNRKKTVYASEDDGLTFKVATMSAVDWGGRMRAAPGHEGHLWVGGWNALNVSDDGGKTFSTLPGFQEAWSVAFGKSAPGETYPALFVWGKLNDREGLYFSSDLGARWVRLTTPSKQFGSIRGVMAGDPKVFGRLYIGTDGRGVLYGDFKLPEAANK from the coding sequence ATGTTAGCGCTCACATCAATCAGCCTGGCGCAAACCCCAGCGCCCGCCCCTAAACCGGCCACGGCACCGGTCTATGCCTGGCAAAATGTCGAAATCCTGGGCGGTGGCTTTGTACCGGGCGTGGTGTTTCATCCGACCGAAAAGGGCCTGGTCTATGCCCGCACTGACATTGGCGGGGCCTATCGCTTTGATCCCGTAGCTGGCCGTTGGGTCCAGATGCTCGATTTTCTGGGCAAGGCCGATTCGCAGCTTTATGGTGTGCTCTCGATCGGTCTCGATCCCCAAAAACCTGATCGCGTTTATCTGGCCGCCGGTGAATATCTCGGCGGCAATGCCCGTAAAGGCGCGATCCTGATTTCCAAGGATCGCGGCAAGACCTTCACCAAGACCGAACTGCCGTTCTGGCTGGGCGGCAATGCCGATGGCCGCTCTACCGGTGAGCGCCTTGTGGTCGATCCGAAAAACCCGCAAACCCTGTGGCTGGGCACCAGCCGCGACGGCCTGTGGCGCAGCGAGGATGCAGGTCTGACGTGGACAAAGACTGCCCTGCCCGCCGACCATATCCTGTGGGCACTACCGGACGGTAAAGGCAGTCTCTATGCCGGTGCGGAGGCCAGGGACGGCAAAAGCCTTTATGTCTCAAAGGACGGCGGCACCTCATGGGCGGCGGTTTCGGGCACACCCAAGGGCCTGATGCCCCACCACGCGGAATTCGATGCGGGCGGCAAGTTGTTCCTGACGTTTTCGGATAGTGTCGGCCCCAACGGCGTCAAGGACGGCGCGGTCAAGACCTATGATCCGACTACCGGCAAATGGGACGACATCACCCCGCTTAAGCCCACAGCGGAAACCTTCGGCTATGCGGGCCTGTCGCTGGACAGGCAAAAACCCGGCACGCTGGTGGTCTCGACCCTTAACCGCTGGGGTTCAGGCGATGAGATTTTCCGCTCGACCAATGGCGGCAAATCGTGGACGCCGCTCAGCAAAAAATCGACATTCGACACATCCCAAGCCCCATGGTTACTGCCCTATGCGGGCGGCAGCCATGACCACCTCGGCCACTGGATCGGCGATATCGATATCGATCCGTTTGATTCCAGCCGGGTGTTCTACGTCACTGGCTATGGCCTGTGGGAAAACCGCGAATTGGCCAGCTTTGATACCGGTTCAAAGCTCAACTGGCGCTTTACCAATCAGGGACTGGAAGAAACCGCCGTTCTGGAACTGGTCTCGCCACCGGTGGGCGCACCCGTGTTTTCGGCGCTGGGCGATATCGGCGGGTTCCGCCATGACGACCTGACCTCGGCCCAGAATTCGACCTATTTCCATCCCAATGGCGTCCACACGCGCGGCATGGATTTCGCCGAGGCCAAGCCCAGCCTGATCGTGCGCACCTCCGACCGGCCGCCGTTTGGCTATTATTCCGAAGATGGCGGAAAGACCTGGACCGGCTTTGCGTCACGCCCCCCCACCGTCACCGGCACTGATTACCAGACTATGGGCATTGGGGTATCGGCAGACGGCGCGTCGTGGGTGTGGATGCCCGCCAAGTCTGAGCCCTATGTGTCTACCGACAAAGGCCAGACCTGGGTCAAATCGACGGGCGCACCGGTCAACAGTGAAAGCCATATCTTCCCGATTGCCGACCGGGTGAACCCTAAGAAATTCTACCTTTATGATAACCGCAAAAAGACGGTCTATGCCTCCGAAGACGATGGGTTGACGTTCAAGGTCGCCACAATGAGCGCCGTCGATTGGGGCGGACGGATGAGGGCCGCTCCCGGCCATGAGGGCCATCTTTGGGTCGGCGGCTGGAACGCGCTTAATGTCTCCGATGACGGCGGCAAGACCTTTTCCACTCTGCCCGGTTTTCAGGAAGCCTGGTCGGTAGCCTTTGGCAAATCGGCTCCGGGTGAAACCTATCCGGCCCTGTTTGTGTGGGGTAAGCTTAATGACCGCGAAGGGCTTTATTTCTCATCCGATCTGGGGGCACGCTGGGTCAGGCTGACCACGCCGTCAAAGCAGTTCGGCTCGATCCGCGGCGTCATGGCGGGCGACCCCAAGGTGTTTGGCCGACTCTATATCGGCACGGATGGTAGGGGTGTATTGTATGGTGATTTCAAACTGCCGGAAGCGGCCAATAAATAG
- a CDS encoding sialate O-acetylesterase: MRALLMAIATLSVAAPAEAQVAFDHIFNDHAVLQRDTPVKVWGRAAANAPVTVELAGASVPVTADAKGEWAVTLPATKAGGPYTLKATSGSATTTLNDVVMGDVWLCSGQSNMEFQTKYATNAYNEIQNSANPDIRFVTVDRNAQPNPLDTLPKRLEWRAVGPETTGDTSAVCYYMAKALQKTQNAPIGMIHSSWGGTTIQSWMSEPALRDLKTYDQGLETLKTYSRDQARAKTEWQAVMLDWWQANEPDAKLKATWATRDFDDRDWDTITANGFWESAGKPELTYFDGVIWYRGSVTLTAAQAKQAATIELGPVDDGDTTFVNGKVVGATESWNAPRTYAIPKGTLKAGKNVIAVRAYDSGGGGGLWGKPQDRRIAFADGSSITLPAQWKYKVSAPLSALKNSPTTPWLANSGLTNLYNGMIAPIAPYTLKGAAWYQGEANVSQAAEYARLLPAMIKDWRRAFDAPDLPFLVVQLANFGPVAKLPVQSAWAELREAQRQTVNNDSKTGLAVTIDIGDRVDIHPTQKNVVGQRLALAARKVAYGEAVVSGGPQPVTVVRSGTDIVITFDAALRAYSSAQAIGFEVCDAAKTCRFTATDVSGMTVTLKAANTPQAKFVRYAWADAPYVNLYSDQDLPAIPFEEAIP; encoded by the coding sequence ATGCGGGCTTTATTGATGGCCATTGCGACCTTGAGTGTAGCGGCTCCGGCAGAGGCGCAGGTCGCTTTTGACCATATCTTCAACGACCATGCCGTTTTGCAACGGGACACGCCGGTTAAGGTTTGGGGCCGAGCGGCTGCGAACGCGCCGGTCACGGTTGAACTGGCAGGCGCGTCGGTACCTGTAACCGCCGACGCCAAGGGTGAGTGGGCGGTGACCCTGCCCGCCACCAAGGCCGGTGGGCCATACACCCTTAAGGCCACCAGCGGTTCTGCGACCACAACCCTGAACGATGTCGTCATGGGCGATGTCTGGCTGTGTTCGGGCCAATCGAACATGGAATTTCAGACCAAATACGCCACCAATGCCTATAACGAGATCCAGAACTCGGCCAATCCTGATATTCGCTTTGTGACGGTCGATCGGAATGCACAACCAAACCCGCTGGACACCTTGCCCAAGCGCCTTGAGTGGCGCGCAGTCGGGCCGGAGACAACCGGCGATACCTCGGCGGTGTGCTATTACATGGCCAAGGCACTGCAAAAAACCCAAAACGCCCCCATCGGCATGATCCATTCGTCATGGGGCGGTACCACCATTCAGTCGTGGATGTCCGAGCCTGCCCTGCGCGATCTGAAAACCTATGATCAGGGCCTTGAGACCTTGAAAACCTACAGCCGCGATCAGGCTCGCGCTAAAACCGAGTGGCAGGCGGTCATGCTCGACTGGTGGCAGGCCAATGAACCTGACGCCAAGCTTAAGGCGACCTGGGCAACGCGCGATTTCGACGACCGCGACTGGGACACAATCACCGCCAATGGCTTCTGGGAAAGTGCAGGCAAGCCGGAGCTAACCTATTTCGACGGGGTGATCTGGTACCGCGGCTCGGTCACGCTGACAGCCGCACAGGCAAAACAGGCCGCCACGATTGAACTCGGCCCCGTAGATGACGGCGACACCACCTTTGTCAACGGCAAGGTCGTCGGGGCGACCGAAAGCTGGAACGCGCCGCGCACCTACGCCATCCCCAAGGGGACGCTTAAGGCCGGTAAAAACGTCATTGCCGTCCGCGCCTATGATTCCGGCGGGGGCGGAGGATTGTGGGGCAAGCCCCAAGACCGGCGCATCGCCTTTGCGGACGGATCGAGCATCACCCTGCCCGCCCAGTGGAAATATAAGGTCTCGGCCCCGCTGTCGGCGCTTAAAAATTCACCCACGACACCGTGGCTTGCGAACAGCGGCCTGACCAACCTTTATAATGGTATGATCGCCCCAATTGCGCCTTACACCCTCAAAGGGGCAGCGTGGTATCAGGGCGAGGCCAATGTCTCACAGGCTGCCGAATATGCCCGCCTGCTGCCCGCAATGATTAAGGATTGGCGCAGAGCATTCGATGCCCCTGACCTGCCGTTTCTGGTCGTGCAACTGGCCAATTTCGGGCCAGTGGCCAAGTTGCCAGTACAATCGGCATGGGCCGAACTGCGCGAAGCCCAGCGTCAAACCGTTAATAATGATTCGAAAACCGGACTGGCCGTCACCATAGATATTGGTGACCGCGTCGATATCCACCCGACCCAAAAAAACGTGGTGGGGCAGCGTCTGGCACTGGCGGCGCGCAAAGTCGCCTATGGTGAGGCTGTCGTCTCCGGTGGCCCGCAGCCGGTGACCGTCGTGCGCAGCGGCACCGATATCGTCATCACCTTTGATGCCGCACTCAGAGCCTATTCCTCGGCTCAGGCCATCGGGTTTGAAGTGTGTGATGCGGCCAAAACCTGCCGGTTCACGGCCACCGATGTGTCGGGCATGACCGTCACGCTCAAAGCCGCCAATACACCGCAGGCCAAATTCGTGCGCTATGCCTGGGCCGACGCACCCTATGTTAATCTCTATTCCGACCAGGATCTGCCCGCTATTCCGTTTGAAGAGGCCATTCCATGA
- a CDS encoding alpha-L-fucosidase encodes MTPTRRDLLASGSALTAAAMAPAVQAKPVKFKPTWESLSENYQTPEWFKDAKLGIWAHWGPQCVPEAGDWYGRQMYMQGNHYYDHHVKHYGHPSKTGFMEIIGQWRAEKWEPEKLIQLYKAAGAKYFVAMANHHDNLDLFDSKYHAWNSVRVGPKKDIVGTWEKLVKAQGLRFGVSNHSAHAWHWWQTAYGYDAEGPMQGVRYDAFRLTKKDGKGTWWEGLDPQELYTGPAEGMVPPDGITSIKDMQAFNDKTSGDWTEAQPKNNPYYAKQWLARQNDLMDKYKPDFVYMDNYVTPLAGVGLEATAYFYNQSTKWHGKNEAVVTGNKLDATQAKALTNNVERGASAYLRPEYWQTCTCIGNWHYDRALYERDGYKSAKQVIQLLIDAVSKNGNLLLSIPIRGNGEIDEKEVAILKDMAAWMAVNGEAIFGTRAWHTFGEGPTEVGAGHQNEAAAKPFTDKDIRFTTKDGALYALAQDWPEGGQMLITTFAKNTLTSKATIERVELLGIAQPLEFELSPDGLNVKLPAQRPAATPVLKITGQTLV; translated from the coding sequence ATGACCCCCACCCGTCGCGATCTTCTGGCCTCCGGTTCGGCGCTGACTGCCGCCGCAATGGCACCTGCCGTCCAAGCTAAACCCGTCAAATTCAAACCGACCTGGGAGTCTTTGTCTGAGAACTATCAGACCCCGGAATGGTTTAAGGACGCCAAGCTCGGCATCTGGGCGCACTGGGGGCCGCAGTGCGTGCCGGAGGCCGGCGACTGGTATGGCCGCCAGATGTATATGCAGGGCAATCATTATTACGATCACCACGTCAAACACTATGGTCACCCCAGCAAAACCGGCTTTATGGAGATCATTGGTCAGTGGCGCGCCGAAAAGTGGGAGCCGGAAAAACTGATCCAGCTCTATAAGGCGGCGGGCGCGAAATATTTCGTGGCTATGGCCAATCACCACGACAACCTCGATCTGTTCGATTCCAAATATCACGCCTGGAACAGTGTCCGCGTCGGCCCAAAAAAGGATATTGTAGGTACTTGGGAAAAGCTGGTGAAGGCGCAAGGGTTGCGCTTTGGCGTCTCCAATCACTCGGCCCATGCTTGGCATTGGTGGCAGACGGCCTATGGCTATGACGCCGAGGGGCCGATGCAGGGCGTGCGCTATGACGCCTTCCGCCTGACCAAAAAAGACGGCAAGGGCACATGGTGGGAGGGCCTCGACCCGCAGGAACTTTATACCGGCCCGGCCGAGGGCATGGTCCCGCCCGATGGCATTACCTCCATCAAAGACATGCAGGCGTTTAACGACAAGACCTCCGGCGACTGGACCGAAGCTCAGCCGAAGAATAACCCCTATTACGCCAAGCAGTGGCTCGCTCGTCAGAACGACCTGATGGATAAGTACAAACCCGATTTTGTCTATATGGACAACTATGTCACGCCACTAGCCGGTGTCGGGCTTGAGGCCACCGCCTATTTCTATAACCAATCCACCAAATGGCACGGCAAAAACGAAGCTGTGGTGACTGGTAACAAATTGGATGCCACTCAGGCCAAGGCCCTGACCAACAATGTCGAGCGCGGGGCGTCGGCCTACCTGCGGCCTGAATACTGGCAGACCTGCACCTGCATTGGCAACTGGCACTACGACCGCGCCCTTTATGAGCGCGATGGCTATAAATCGGCCAAGCAGGTTATCCAGTTGTTGATCGATGCGGTCTCAAAGAATGGCAACCTGTTGCTGTCGATTCCGATTCGCGGCAATGGGGAAATCGACGAGAAAGAAGTGGCGATCCTTAAGGACATGGCGGCGTGGATGGCCGTCAATGGCGAGGCTATCTTTGGCACCCGCGCCTGGCATACTTTTGGCGAAGGCCCAACCGAAGTCGGCGCCGGTCACCAGAACGAAGCCGCTGCCAAACCTTTTACCGATAAGGATATTCGCTTCACCACCAAGGACGGCGCGCTTTATGCGCTGGCTCAGGACTGGCCCGAAGGCGGGCAGATGCTCATAACCACGTTCGCAAAAAATACGCTCACTTCCAAAGCCACTATTGAACGTGTCGAACTTTTGGGTATAGCTCAACCTCTGGAATTTGAATTGTCTCCAGACGGACTAAATGTGAAACTGCCCGCTCAGCGTCCGGCCGCAACGCCGGTGCTGAAAATCACCGGCCAGACTCTGGTTTAG
- a CDS encoding TIM-barrel domain-containing protein — MKPFIYAPAFVALLMASTTLAGSFEKTATGIVVKPDAGPAKEVRLEVINDSIIHVLAVDGPARPQIESLMAMAKPEGKFTVTGAADTVTLDAGKAKAVVSLKSGLITFKDASGKTLLTQAKADIKPVMVEGKPYVATHAQFNKGTSEVFYGLGQHQNAQMNLNGEDVELRQHNMDIGIPFVVSDMNYGILWDNNSVTRFGNPIRFGLASRDLKLQGLDGKAGLTAKYYVDGKLILTRSEPDIRYQFLSDVDKYWPKDAALSKEATTGKKVKVVWEGTMTSDQPGVHKMRLFASDYAILKVDGKTLFDHDIWRMGWNAWYNNFEQSFEAGKPVPLSLEWEPSGGLISLHHSNPEPDADKHSLRFTSEAGTGLNYYFIAGKDIEGVIGGYHHVTGTPPMMPKWAYGFWQSRQRYETQDQLLGVLKTYRDNKWPIDNIVQDWFYWPQDQWGSHKFDPIRFPDPQKLVDEVHKQNARIMISIWGKYYPNTDNYKEFEAKGYMWTKNVELGYKDWVGPGYLNSHYSPYNKEARDIYYRQMKEGLVKYGFDAWWMDNTEPDVRSNTSPEEFAELITPTQMGPGALVHNAYATMNTQAMYDGLKVDQPDTRQFILTRSGFAGVQRNAAALWSGDVVGTWDNLFDQISAGVQTGFSGVPNWTHDIGGYAQETRFQGSDVGGLQENRAAGGTGTAEDLKEWRELNQRWWQFGTFSPLMRSHGEGVKREIHEISPEGSPMRANMVWFLELRYRLMPYIYSAAADSHYTSAPIMRGFALDFPTDAKAKNVNDQYMFGKSILVAPVTKYQATSRSVYLPMGADWYNAYTGAKTTGGQTITVDAPLDQIPLFVKSGAIVPMGPVMQYVDETPDAPLTLNVYTGADGSYSLYEDDGVSNAYIKGQFSRIPFAYNDKTGELKIGARSGSYKGMVANRTFKVRFIKDGGKTTDFDAADRTVTYTGKAVTVKR, encoded by the coding sequence ATGAAACCATTTATCTATGCTCCGGCGTTTGTCGCATTACTGATGGCCAGCACGACGCTTGCTGGCTCATTTGAAAAAACAGCGACCGGCATTGTGGTCAAGCCTGATGCGGGCCCCGCCAAGGAAGTGCGCCTTGAGGTCATTAACGACTCGATCATCCATGTACTGGCGGTCGATGGTCCGGCCCGCCCGCAGATCGAATCCCTGATGGCGATGGCCAAGCCCGAAGGCAAGTTCACGGTCACTGGTGCTGCCGATACCGTCACGCTTGATGCCGGTAAGGCCAAGGCCGTGGTGTCCCTGAAAAGCGGGCTGATAACCTTCAAGGACGCCAGCGGCAAGACACTGCTGACGCAGGCCAAGGCCGACATCAAGCCGGTTATGGTTGAGGGTAAGCCCTATGTCGCGACCCATGCCCAGTTCAATAAGGGTACGTCTGAGGTTTTCTACGGTCTGGGCCAGCACCAGAACGCCCAGATGAACCTGAACGGCGAAGATGTCGAACTGCGCCAGCACAATATGGACATCGGCATTCCGTTTGTCGTCTCCGACATGAACTACGGCATCCTGTGGGACAACAACTCGGTCACACGCTTTGGTAACCCGATCCGCTTCGGTCTGGCCAGCCGCGACCTTAAATTGCAAGGGCTGGACGGCAAGGCCGGTTTGACCGCCAAGTACTATGTCGACGGTAAGCTGATTCTGACCCGCAGCGAGCCGGATATCCGCTACCAGTTCCTGAGCGATGTCGACAAATATTGGCCGAAAGACGCGGCACTTTCCAAGGAAGCCACGACAGGCAAAAAGGTCAAGGTCGTCTGGGAAGGCACCATGACGTCCGACCAACCGGGCGTGCATAAGATGCGCCTGTTTGCGTCTGACTATGCGATCCTCAAAGTCGACGGCAAGACCCTGTTTGATCATGATATCTGGCGCATGGGCTGGAATGCCTGGTACAACAATTTCGAGCAGAGCTTTGAGGCCGGTAAGCCGGTTCCGCTCAGCCTCGAATGGGAGCCGTCAGGCGGCCTGATCTCCCTGCATCACTCCAACCCGGAACCCGATGCCGATAAGCACTCGCTGCGCTTTACCTCTGAGGCAGGCACGGGCCTGAACTACTATTTCATCGCGGGCAAAGATATCGAAGGCGTGATCGGCGGTTATCATCATGTCACCGGCACCCCGCCGATGATGCCGAAATGGGCCTACGGCTTCTGGCAGTCGCGTCAACGCTATGAGACCCAGGATCAGTTGCTGGGCGTGCTCAAAACCTACCGCGACAACAAATGGCCGATCGACAACATCGTGCAGGACTGGTTCTACTGGCCGCAGGATCAATGGGGCAGCCACAAGTTCGACCCCATTCGCTTCCCCGATCCGCAAAAGCTGGTCGATGAGGTCCATAAGCAAAACGCCCGCATCATGATTTCGATCTGGGGCAAGTACTATCCGAACACTGATAACTATAAGGAGTTCGAAGCCAAGGGCTATATGTGGACCAAGAACGTCGAACTGGGCTATAAGGACTGGGTCGGCCCGGGCTATCTCAACAGCCACTATTCGCCCTATAACAAAGAAGCCCGCGACATCTATTACCGCCAGATGAAAGAAGGTCTGGTGAAATATGGCTTCGATGCGTGGTGGATGGACAATACCGAGCCTGACGTCCGCTCAAATACCTCACCGGAAGAGTTCGCTGAACTGATCACCCCGACCCAGATGGGGCCGGGCGCTCTGGTTCACAATGCCTATGCCACCATGAACACGCAGGCCATGTATGACGGCCTCAAGGTCGATCAGCCCGATACGCGCCAGTTCATCCTGACCCGCTCAGGTTTTGCCGGTGTGCAACGCAACGCGGCGGCCCTGTGGTCGGGCGATGTCGTCGGCACCTGGGACAACCTGTTCGATCAGATCTCAGCCGGTGTGCAGACGGGCTTCTCCGGCGTGCCCAACTGGACGCACGACATCGGTGGTTATGCGCAGGAAACGCGTTTTCAGGGTAGCGATGTCGGTGGGCTCCAAGAGAACCGTGCCGCTGGCGGCACTGGCACCGCCGAAGACCTGAAAGAATGGCGTGAGCTGAACCAGCGCTGGTGGCAGTTCGGGACGTTTAGCCCCCTGATGCGCTCACACGGCGAAGGGGTGAAGCGGGAAATCCACGAAATCTCGCCCGAAGGCTCGCCCATGCGCGCCAACATGGTGTGGTTCCTGGAACTGCGCTACCGCCTGATGCCGTATATCTATTCGGCGGCGGCCGACAGCCACTATACTTCGGCGCCGATTATGCGCGGCTTTGCCCTTGATTTCCCGACGGACGCCAAGGCTAAGAACGTCAACGACCAGTATATGTTCGGCAAGTCGATCCTGGTCGCTCCGGTGACGAAGTATCAGGCGACGTCGCGCAGTGTCTACCTGCCGATGGGCGCTGACTGGTATAATGCCTATACCGGCGCGAAAACCACAGGCGGTCAGACGATCACGGTTGACGCGCCGCTCGATCAGATCCCGCTGTTTGTCAAATCCGGTGCGATCGTGCCTATGGGGCCGGTCATGCAGTATGTCGACGAAACACCGGACGCACCGCTGACCCTCAACGTCTATACCGGCGCCGACGGCAGCTATAGCCTCTATGAAGATGACGGTGTCTCCAATGCCTACATCAAGGGGCAGTTCAGCCGTATCCCGTTTGCCTATAACGACAAGACCGGCGAACTGAAGATCGGGGCGCGTTCGGGCAGCTATAAGGGCATGGTGGCCAACCGCACGTTCAAGGTCCGCTTTATCAAGGACGGTGGCAAAACCACCGACTTTGACGCAGCCGACCGGACCGTGACCTATACGGGCAAGGCTGTGACCGTGAAGCGGTAA